A section of the Elizabethkingia anophelis R26 genome encodes:
- a CDS encoding lipocalin family protein, whose product MKKILLTTLAIGLLVSCRKDDENNNNNDAVSITGTWKIVKTEIVSGKDKQKVLETKIPNDCEKKSTFEYTADGKYNILQYDYFNGACNIDEQSSISYTYNSTTKKLAIKYSEAEVYEANVEQLTKNKLQALGEYDGDYDKDGTKDYERIYLER is encoded by the coding sequence ATGAAAAAAATATTACTCACTACTTTAGCCATAGGATTGCTTGTGTCCTGCAGAAAGGACGATGAAAACAATAATAACAACGATGCTGTATCTATTACAGGAACATGGAAAATAGTAAAAACAGAAATTGTTTCCGGAAAAGACAAACAAAAAGTTTTAGAAACTAAAATTCCTAATGACTGTGAGAAAAAATCTACATTTGAATATACTGCAGATGGCAAGTATAACATTCTCCAGTATGATTATTTCAACGGGGCATGTAATATAGATGAACAATCTTCTATATCATACACTTATAATTCTACAACAAAAAAATTAGCTATTAAATATTCTGAGGCAGAAGTATATGAAGCAAACGTTGAGCAATTAACAAAAAATAAGCTACAAGCACTGGGAGAATATGACGGAGACTATGATAAGGATGGTACTAAAGACTATGAAAGAATTTATCTTGAAAGATAA
- a CDS encoding glycogen synthase — MYDQLDIYHISMECYPVAKVGGLADVVGALPKYQNMMGAKAKVVMPWYNKAFVQQNKFEIIFENTVYLDGNPFYFEILQEESDTLGFELYLVKIHGLTDRDEVYGYRDESMQFIAFQRAVLQWLCWEQRRPDILHCHDYHAGLIPFFTEYCHEYSFLKGVKTIGTIHNGQYQGHMSWEMARFFPEFDQWKWGLLDWDKCINPLAVMIKNAHAFNAVSEGYLEELLAEANGLEELIRQERGKAYGIINGIDTEIWNPKSDPMMDNNYTLKTFAKKRELNKEKLCESYGLNPELPLYAFIGRFAKEKGADVLPDLISRCIWENEGKLNFIVLGSGDKGLEDRFRYLKNVFYVNLAVDLGYKEQLSHQIYSSADFLLMPSRVEPCGLNQMYSMRYGTMPIVRLTGGLKDTVKDIGDDGYGITFRNFNMEDMLHAVNRSLYLYYNLPSDMKDYQKKMMKIDFSWEKSAEKYLNLYMV; from the coding sequence ATGTACGATCAGTTAGATATTTATCACATCAGTATGGAATGCTACCCGGTAGCCAAAGTTGGCGGACTGGCAGATGTTGTTGGAGCCTTACCCAAGTATCAGAATATGATGGGGGCGAAGGCCAAAGTTGTGATGCCATGGTATAATAAAGCATTTGTACAACAGAATAAATTCGAAATTATTTTTGAGAATACTGTGTATCTTGACGGAAATCCTTTTTATTTTGAAATACTACAAGAAGAAAGTGATACTTTAGGATTTGAACTTTATCTTGTAAAAATACATGGCCTTACGGATCGGGATGAGGTATATGGCTATAGAGATGAAAGTATGCAGTTTATTGCCTTCCAGCGGGCTGTGCTGCAATGGTTATGCTGGGAACAACGAAGACCGGATATCTTGCATTGTCACGACTATCATGCCGGGTTGATTCCTTTTTTTACAGAATACTGCCATGAATATTCATTCCTTAAAGGAGTGAAAACTATTGGGACTATACACAACGGACAATATCAGGGGCATATGTCCTGGGAAATGGCTCGTTTCTTTCCGGAGTTCGATCAATGGAAGTGGGGACTTCTGGATTGGGATAAATGCATAAATCCTCTTGCAGTAATGATTAAAAATGCGCATGCTTTTAACGCTGTTTCCGAAGGTTATCTGGAAGAATTACTTGCTGAAGCCAACGGTTTGGAGGAGCTAATCCGGCAGGAAAGAGGAAAAGCATACGGTATTATCAACGGTATCGATACTGAAATTTGGAACCCGAAATCGGATCCGATGATGGATAATAATTATACCTTAAAAACTTTTGCAAAGAAAAGAGAGTTGAATAAGGAGAAGCTGTGTGAGAGTTATGGGCTGAATCCTGAACTTCCGCTTTATGCATTCATTGGGAGATTTGCCAAAGAAAAAGGTGCAGATGTCCTTCCGGATTTAATCAGCAGATGTATATGGGAGAATGAGGGGAAACTTAATTTTATTGTTTTAGGTTCCGGAGATAAAGGACTGGAAGACAGATTCAGATACCTGAAAAATGTATTTTACGTAAACCTGGCAGTAGATTTGGGATATAAAGAACAATTGTCTCACCAGATTTATTCTTCCGCAGATTTCCTGTTAATGCCTTCCAGAGTAGAACCTTGCGGGCTTAATCAGATGTATTCCATGCGCTATGGCACCATGCCTATCGTAAGATTAACAGGTGGATTAAAAGATACCGTAAAAGATATTGGGGATGACGGTTATGGGATAACCTTTCGCAATTTCAATATGGAAGATATGCTTCATGCTGTTAATCGATCACTATATTTATACTATAACCTGCCTTCTGATATGAAAGATTATCAGAAGAAAATGATGAAGATTGATTTTTCATGGGAAAAATCAGCAGAAAAATATTTAAATTTATATATGGTATAA
- a CDS encoding 2-oxoglutarate dehydrogenase E1 component yields MDRFSFLNAVHSQFIEDMYQQYLKYPDSLEPSWKAFFQGFDFALENYSDEEAVQEIKSFASQAENSNVNISEISEDIRREFKVINLIEAYRVRGHLFTKTNPVRERRHFEPTLDIENFGLTSADLNKKFNSATETGMPGPATLSEIIRHLQNIYCDSIGVEYMYIKNVEERDFIRQWLQVNENHAKLSPEEKKHVLQRLNQAVAFENYLHTKFVGQKRFSLEGLEALIPALDQVITKSSQLGVDEVVLGMAHRGRLNVLTNIFQKPYKQIFSEFEGKEFEEDVFSGDVKYHLGASKVIQTTAGETVKINLTPNPSHLETVASLVEGISRAKVDNSYNGDYNKILPIVIHGDAAIAGQGIVYEVAQMMTLDGYKTGGTIHIVTNNQVGFTTNYLDARSSTYCTDVAKVTDSPVMHINADDVEAVVHAMHFAADFRNRFGKDVYIDLLGYRKYGHNEGDEPKFTQPKLYNIIAKHPNPREIYKDKLIKEGIVSDEVMKQMEVEFKKLLDENFDESKEIKKNTMDIFMSDDWKKFPFGSRGSVLNPVDTKFPLDKLKDLAKQISTLPTDKKFIKKITRLFEQRLNMVENDSLDWAMGELLAYATLLSEEFGIRISGEDVERGTFSHRHAVVKTEDTEEEYVPLKSVTSKDNQFQIYNSLLSEYAVLGFDYGYAMVSPDTLTIWEAQFGDFANGAQIIIDQYLVAAEEKWKLQNGLVMLLPHGSEGQGAEHSSARLERFLTLCANQNIIVANATTPANYFHLLRRQMKADFRKPLVVMTPKSLLRHPRAVSKVEELANGTFQPVIDDATAKADKVERLVLCSGKLYYELLAKKEELNDEKVALVRLEQLYPLQMDQLDAVFEKYSNAKEFIWAQEEPENMGAWSYILRNLRDRNPQVISPVASGAPAPGSHKKFEINQNAIINQVFQCDGAPAKRPVTA; encoded by the coding sequence ATGGACAGATTTTCATTCTTAAATGCGGTACATTCTCAGTTTATAGAGGATATGTATCAGCAGTATTTGAAATATCCTGACAGTCTCGAACCATCATGGAAAGCTTTTTTTCAGGGGTTTGATTTCGCTTTGGAAAACTACAGTGATGAAGAAGCAGTACAAGAAATTAAATCTTTTGCATCACAGGCAGAGAACAGCAATGTCAATATTTCAGAAATTTCAGAAGACATTCGCAGAGAATTCAAAGTAATTAATCTTATCGAGGCATACCGTGTTCGTGGTCACCTTTTCACTAAAACCAATCCGGTTAGAGAGAGAAGACACTTTGAACCTACCTTGGATATTGAAAATTTTGGACTTACTTCTGCTGATTTAAATAAAAAATTCAACAGCGCTACAGAGACCGGAATGCCAGGACCTGCAACGCTTAGTGAAATCATAAGACATCTTCAGAATATCTACTGCGACTCTATCGGGGTAGAATATATGTACATTAAAAATGTAGAGGAAAGAGATTTCATTCGTCAGTGGCTTCAGGTAAATGAAAACCATGCAAAACTTTCTCCTGAAGAGAAAAAACATGTTTTACAAAGGCTTAATCAGGCTGTAGCTTTCGAGAACTATCTGCATACAAAATTCGTAGGACAGAAGCGTTTCTCATTAGAAGGTCTTGAGGCTCTGATCCCGGCGTTGGATCAGGTTATTACTAAATCTTCACAATTGGGTGTAGATGAAGTAGTATTGGGAATGGCACACAGAGGAAGACTCAATGTATTAACAAACATTTTCCAAAAGCCTTACAAGCAAATTTTCAGTGAATTCGAAGGTAAAGAATTTGAAGAAGATGTATTCTCTGGTGATGTTAAATATCACTTGGGAGCATCTAAAGTTATTCAGACAACTGCCGGAGAAACTGTAAAAATTAATCTTACACCGAACCCTTCTCACCTTGAAACTGTTGCTTCATTAGTAGAAGGTATCAGCCGTGCTAAAGTAGATAACAGCTATAACGGAGATTACAACAAGATTTTACCAATCGTTATTCATGGTGATGCTGCAATTGCCGGACAGGGGATTGTATACGAAGTAGCGCAAATGATGACACTGGACGGATACAAAACTGGTGGTACGATTCACATTGTAACCAACAACCAGGTAGGATTTACAACCAATTATTTAGATGCACGTTCATCTACTTACTGTACAGATGTAGCAAAAGTAACTGATTCTCCTGTAATGCATATTAATGCAGACGATGTAGAAGCGGTTGTTCACGCTATGCATTTTGCTGCAGATTTCCGTAACAGATTTGGTAAAGATGTTTACATCGACCTTTTAGGATACAGGAAATATGGTCATAACGAAGGTGATGAGCCTAAGTTTACACAGCCTAAATTATATAACATTATTGCAAAGCATCCTAATCCAAGAGAGATTTATAAAGATAAACTGATCAAGGAAGGTATTGTTTCTGATGAAGTGATGAAGCAAATGGAAGTTGAGTTCAAAAAGTTATTGGATGAAAACTTCGACGAATCTAAAGAGATTAAGAAAAATACAATGGATATCTTCATGTCGGACGACTGGAAAAAATTCCCGTTCGGTTCCAGAGGATCAGTTCTTAATCCGGTAGATACTAAATTCCCTTTAGATAAACTAAAAGATTTAGCAAAGCAGATTTCTACACTACCTACAGATAAGAAATTCATCAAAAAAATCACAAGATTATTCGAGCAGAGACTTAATATGGTTGAAAACGATAGTCTTGACTGGGCAATGGGTGAGCTTTTAGCCTATGCTACATTGTTAAGTGAAGAATTTGGTATCAGAATCTCTGGTGAAGATGTAGAAAGAGGTACTTTCTCTCACCGTCATGCAGTTGTAAAAACTGAAGATACTGAAGAAGAATATGTACCATTAAAATCTGTTACCTCTAAAGATAATCAGTTCCAAATCTATAACTCATTACTTTCTGAGTATGCAGTTTTAGGATTTGATTACGGATATGCAATGGTGTCTCCAGATACTCTTACAATCTGGGAAGCTCAGTTTGGTGACTTTGCCAACGGAGCACAGATTATTATTGACCAGTATCTTGTAGCTGCAGAGGAAAAATGGAAATTGCAAAACGGTTTGGTAATGTTATTGCCTCACGGTTCTGAAGGACAAGGTGCTGAGCACTCTTCTGCAAGATTAGAGCGTTTCCTTACACTTTGTGCAAACCAAAATATTATTGTGGCTAACGCTACTACACCAGCTAACTACTTCCACTTGTTGAGAAGACAAATGAAAGCTGATTTCAGAAAGCCATTAGTGGTAATGACGCCAAAGTCATTATTACGTCACCCAAGAGCTGTTTCTAAAGTTGAAGAATTGGCAAACGGAACATTCCAGCCAGTGATTGATGATGCAACAGCTAAGGCAGATAAAGTAGAAAGATTAGTATTATGTTCAGGTAAGTTGTATTATGAACTATTAGCTAAGAAAGAAGAATTGAATGATGAGAAAGTTGCTTTGGTAAGACTAGAGCAGTTGTATCCTCTTCAAATGGATCAGCTGGATGCTGTATTCGAAAAATATTCTAATGCTAAAGAATTCATCTGGGCACAGGAAGAACCTGAAAACATGGGGGCATGGAGCTATATCCTGAGAAACCTAAGAGACAGAAATCCTCAGGTAATTTCTCCGGTTGCAAGTGGAGCACCTGCGCCAGGATCTCATAAGAAATTCGAGATCAATCAGAATGCAATTATCAATCAGGTATTCCAGTGTGATGGAGCTCCTGCAAAAAGACCAGTAACAGCTTAA
- the glgB gene encoding 1,4-alpha-glucan branching protein GlgB — translation MSTPPTLSFSLFTDYDIDLFRKGKHYRLYEKMGAHLVEVNGYKGVYFAVWAPNAKQVSVVGDFNNWKGVIHQLKYRWDNSGIWEGFIPNVTLGNVYKYEIKTHNDDVFLKADPFGNIAEVPPQTASVVSTTWYEWKDTMWMDEQHHKNSFQIPISIYEVHLPSWRKDKNGNVNFRDIAYDLVAYVKEMGFTHVEFMPVTSYPYEPSWGYQVTGYYAVDSRLGSPQDLMFLVEELHRNDIGVIMDWVPAHFPSDAHGLYRFDGSFLYEHEDERQGYHPEWNTRIFNYGRNEVKSFLISNAFFWLERFHIDALRVDAVTSMLYLDYARKDGEWIANKDGGNINLEALEFLREFNTAVNKHYPNVKTIAEESTSYPKLTHAVKDGGVGFGMKWMMGWMHDTLRYFKQDFLVRHKSHHDITFSTTYAFDERYVLPLSHDEVVHGKSPMLYKMFGDEWQKHANLRALYLWMYTHPGAKLLFMGDEFAQTSEWDFSASLDWHLLDYEAHRKMKNFVARLNKSYREEKALYEMSYESAGMEWLHADDSKNSVYVYLRKGKNKEDQILVILNLSSVPYKNFRIALPEMSDWEPVINSDDKEYWGSGSTIKNFKTKNVPHYGKDYSADIDLPPLCGLIFRRKKQ, via the coding sequence ATGTCTACACCACCTACATTGTCGTTTTCTTTATTTACAGATTATGATATTGATCTGTTCAGAAAAGGAAAACACTACCGTCTTTATGAAAAGATGGGAGCACATCTGGTGGAAGTTAACGGCTACAAAGGTGTTTATTTTGCTGTATGGGCACCAAATGCAAAACAGGTATCGGTTGTTGGTGATTTTAATAACTGGAAAGGGGTTATTCATCAACTAAAATACAGATGGGATAATTCCGGAATATGGGAGGGTTTTATTCCCAATGTCACTTTAGGCAATGTTTATAAATATGAAATAAAAACCCATAACGATGATGTTTTCCTGAAAGCCGATCCTTTTGGGAACATTGCCGAAGTACCACCACAGACAGCATCTGTAGTTTCTACAACATGGTATGAATGGAAAGATACAATGTGGATGGACGAGCAGCACCATAAAAATTCTTTTCAGATTCCTATATCCATTTATGAAGTTCATCTGCCATCGTGGCGGAAGGATAAAAACGGAAATGTAAATTTTAGAGACATAGCTTATGATTTGGTCGCATACGTAAAAGAAATGGGATTCACCCATGTTGAATTTATGCCGGTTACATCATACCCTTATGAGCCTTCATGGGGATATCAGGTTACAGGATATTATGCTGTAGACAGCAGGCTGGGAAGTCCACAGGATCTGATGTTTCTTGTTGAGGAACTCCATCGGAATGATATAGGTGTTATTATGGATTGGGTTCCGGCTCATTTCCCTTCAGATGCTCATGGTTTATATCGTTTTGACGGAAGTTTTTTATATGAACATGAAGATGAGAGACAGGGATATCACCCGGAATGGAATACCAGGATTTTTAATTATGGCAGAAATGAAGTAAAGTCCTTCCTGATCAGTAATGCATTCTTCTGGCTGGAGCGCTTTCATATAGACGCTTTGCGTGTAGATGCAGTAACATCTATGTTGTATCTGGATTATGCCAGAAAAGATGGAGAATGGATTGCCAATAAAGATGGGGGAAACATCAATCTGGAAGCACTGGAATTTCTGAGAGAATTTAATACGGCTGTAAACAAGCATTATCCGAATGTAAAAACTATCGCAGAAGAATCGACTTCCTATCCAAAACTTACACATGCTGTAAAAGATGGAGGAGTAGGCTTCGGGATGAAATGGATGATGGGCTGGATGCATGATACGTTAAGATACTTTAAACAAGATTTTTTGGTAAGGCATAAGTCTCATCACGATATAACTTTTAGTACTACTTATGCATTTGATGAAAGATATGTACTTCCGCTTTCGCATGACGAAGTTGTACATGGTAAATCTCCTATGCTGTATAAGATGTTTGGAGATGAATGGCAGAAGCATGCCAACTTAAGAGCCTTATATTTATGGATGTACACCCATCCCGGAGCAAAATTGCTTTTTATGGGTGACGAATTTGCACAGACTTCGGAATGGGATTTTAGTGCATCTCTGGACTGGCATTTATTAGATTATGAAGCGCATCGTAAAATGAAGAACTTTGTAGCCAGGCTCAATAAATCATATCGAGAAGAAAAGGCGTTATACGAAATGAGTTATGAGAGTGCTGGCATGGAATGGCTTCATGCAGATGATAGTAAAAACTCAGTATATGTTTACCTTAGAAAAGGGAAAAACAAAGAAGATCAGATATTGGTCATTTTAAACCTGTCCTCAGTTCCTTATAAAAATTTCAGAATAGCTTTACCGGAAATGTCAGATTGGGAGCCCGTTATTAATTCGGATGATAAAGAATACTGGGGTAGTGGGAGTACCATAAAGAACTTTAAAACTAAAAATGTACCGCATTATGGTAAGGATTATTCGGCAGATATAGACCTGCCGCCATTATGTGGATTAATATTCAGAAGAAAAAAACAATAA
- a CDS encoding glucose-1-phosphate adenylyltransferase — protein MGKKVISIVLGGGRGSRLFPLTDQRSKPAVPIAGKYRLVDIPISNCVNSGFNQIMVLTQFNSASLNQHIKNTYNFDVFSRGFVDIIAAEQSVDNDKWFQGTADAVRQSMPHLRKYDYDYILILSGDQLYQMDFREMLNFHIENKGDITIATIPVNEKDAPGFGILKSDEQNNITAFIEKPGKDILPQWSSDVDEVSKAQGKNYLASMGIYIFTKSILAKIFDENKGDDFGKEVIPASIGNYNTLSYQYNGYWTDIGTIESFFEANMDLTQDLPQFNMFSSSPIFTRSRMLPPTKINGSYMEKVVVGDGAIIMGDRLEKCVIGNRARIGRGSVIKNTYMMGADFYQNDEINDLVPLFGVGENCYIENAIIDKNCMIGNNVRIIGGKHMPDADYESYSVRDGIIVIKKEAIIPNGTIIQ, from the coding sequence ATGGGAAAAAAAGTAATCTCAATTGTTTTAGGAGGAGGAAGAGGCTCCAGATTATTTCCTTTAACAGATCAAAGGTCTAAACCGGCTGTGCCGATAGCGGGAAAATACAGATTGGTTGATATTCCAATTTCCAACTGTGTTAACTCCGGATTCAATCAGATTATGGTTTTAACTCAGTTTAACTCAGCATCTCTTAATCAGCATATTAAGAATACGTACAATTTCGATGTCTTTAGTCGTGGCTTTGTAGATATTATTGCTGCGGAGCAAAGTGTAGATAACGATAAATGGTTTCAGGGGACTGCAGATGCTGTAAGACAATCCATGCCGCATTTGCGAAAGTATGATTATGATTACATATTGATCCTTTCCGGAGACCAGTTATACCAAATGGATTTCCGGGAAATGCTGAATTTCCATATTGAAAACAAAGGCGATATAACCATAGCAACGATACCGGTGAATGAGAAAGACGCTCCCGGATTTGGAATTTTAAAGTCCGATGAACAGAATAATATCACTGCTTTTATTGAAAAGCCAGGTAAGGATATACTGCCACAATGGAGCTCGGATGTTGATGAGGTAAGTAAAGCGCAAGGGAAGAACTATCTTGCCTCCATGGGGATATATATATTTACAAAAAGCATTTTAGCCAAAATATTCGATGAAAATAAAGGGGATGATTTTGGTAAAGAAGTTATACCTGCGTCAATTGGCAATTACAATACACTAAGCTATCAATACAACGGATACTGGACAGATATCGGTACTATAGAATCCTTCTTTGAAGCTAATATGGATCTAACACAGGATTTGCCTCAGTTCAATATGTTCAGTTCTTCACCAATCTTTACAAGATCCAGAATGCTGCCACCGACTAAGATCAATGGAAGTTATATGGAAAAAGTAGTAGTAGGAGATGGTGCTATTATTATGGGGGATCGTCTGGAAAAATGTGTCATCGGCAACCGCGCAAGAATTGGCAGAGGAAGTGTTATTAAAAACACCTATATGATGGGAGCTGATTTCTACCAAAATGATGAGATCAATGATTTAGTACCTCTTTTCGGTGTAGGAGAAAATTGTTATATCGAAAACGCCATTATAGACAAGAACTGTATGATTGGGAATAATGTCCGTATTATCGGAGGAAAGCATATGCCGGATGCCGACTATGAATCTTATTCTGTACGCGATGGTATTATTGTGATAAAAAAAGAAGCTATAATTCCTAACGGAACTATAATACAATAG
- a CDS encoding polyketide cyclase, producing MKWVKLIITFLVLIFGIYAVSMIFVEKTKSFSVKKEINFPLEKVFPQFNNLYNFSQWNEFIQENDHLGFSYYTPYDGVGSSMHFVNKRDSAENGDVFIRYVIPNRGIKYQLFKNTDSNPYLIDVSFKKLGAEKTEVTWYVRTPARPFLKRSLNLIYEENFVSGIDKSIAALANHLGNKVDREAKLNTIKYDTIVEENHEEAILLGLNVSASNRKKGDFFNSVVMNYNKLYSFMTKDLGKKNDEFGEPQLVMRSNNVNDKEISYFYGATVSKKFDVTDNNFNFRDVKASKTLVAYYKGNYEGRKKAIANLVAEAKKREMSVGELTEVFVEPPIENQDVILKIALQIY from the coding sequence ATGAAGTGGGTTAAGTTAATTATTACTTTTCTGGTACTAATATTTGGTATTTATGCGGTTTCCATGATCTTCGTGGAGAAGACAAAGAGTTTTTCTGTAAAAAAGGAAATCAATTTTCCGTTGGAAAAAGTTTTTCCTCAGTTTAACAATCTGTACAATTTCTCGCAATGGAATGAATTCATACAGGAGAACGATCATCTAGGCTTCTCTTATTATACACCATATGATGGCGTTGGAAGTTCCATGCATTTTGTAAATAAAAGAGATTCCGCTGAGAATGGGGACGTCTTTATCCGTTATGTTATACCCAACAGAGGGATTAAATACCAGTTGTTTAAAAACACTGACAGCAATCCTTATCTCATAGATGTTAGTTTCAAAAAGCTTGGAGCAGAAAAAACGGAAGTTACCTGGTATGTAAGAACTCCTGCCAGACCATTTTTAAAACGCTCTCTTAATTTAATCTATGAAGAGAATTTCGTTTCGGGGATAGATAAGAGTATCGCCGCACTGGCAAATCATTTAGGTAATAAAGTAGATCGTGAAGCCAAGCTTAATACGATAAAATATGATACTATTGTAGAGGAAAACCACGAAGAAGCCATTCTTTTAGGGCTAAATGTAAGTGCATCTAATCGCAAAAAGGGAGATTTCTTCAATTCTGTAGTGATGAATTATAATAAACTCTACAGTTTTATGACGAAAGATCTTGGGAAGAAAAACGACGAATTTGGAGAACCACAACTGGTAATGCGCTCCAATAATGTCAACGATAAAGAGATTTCGTATTTCTACGGAGCTACGGTTAGTAAGAAATTTGATGTCACCGATAATAATTTTAACTTCCGTGACGTTAAAGCTTCAAAGACTCTCGTTGCCTATTATAAGGGGAATTATGAGGGTAGAAAGAAGGCAATTGCCAATTTAGTTGCAGAAGCCAAGAAAAGAGAAATGTCTGTAGGTGAGCTCACTGAGGTATTTGTGGAGCCTCCTATAGAAAATCAGGACGTAATCCTGAAAATTGCTCTTCAGATTTATTAA
- a CDS encoding glycoside hydrolase family 125 protein translates to MDRRDFIKNASLAGIGLLTPKTVLAADFFYDFPVVRTPQSSRKFTSPAIEKAIDAFGKKVKNKELAWMFNNCFPNTLDTTVFPYQENGQNLTYVITGDIDAMWLRDSSAQVWPYLKLMKSDKKLQELIQGLIRKQSKCINIDPYANAFYNDPTKKGEWFSDHTDMKPGIHERKWEIDSLCYPIRLSYHYWKISGDTTPFNDEWVQAQKNIYKTFTEQQRKNDLGPYKFMRTTPRGSDTLQVDGYGYPVKPVGLICSSFRPSDDSTIFSFLIPANLFAVVSLRHSAEILREVKKENDLAQKFLALADEVEQAVKEHGIVNHPKFGKVYAYEVDGFGSYLMMDDANVPSLLALPYLEAVNVNDEVYQRTRKYILSADNPFFFKGKAGEGIGGPHIGRDYIWPIAITMRGLTSNNDAEIRECIQMLVKTHGGTGFMHESFHKDDPTNFTRKWFAWANTLFGEFIWKTYNEKPHLLG, encoded by the coding sequence ATGGATAGAAGAGATTTTATTAAAAATGCATCATTGGCTGGCATAGGTTTATTAACGCCTAAAACAGTTCTTGCAGCTGACTTTTTCTATGATTTTCCTGTAGTGAGAACTCCACAATCCAGCAGAAAGTTTACAAGCCCTGCAATAGAGAAGGCTATTGATGCTTTTGGTAAAAAGGTGAAGAATAAGGAACTGGCATGGATGTTCAACAATTGTTTCCCTAATACATTAGACACAACAGTGTTCCCTTATCAGGAAAACGGACAAAACCTTACTTATGTTATTACCGGAGATATCGATGCAATGTGGCTTCGTGACAGTAGTGCACAGGTGTGGCCATATCTGAAGCTAATGAAAAGCGATAAAAAACTTCAGGAACTAATACAGGGACTTATCCGTAAACAAAGTAAGTGCATCAATATAGATCCGTATGCTAATGCTTTTTATAATGATCCAACTAAAAAAGGAGAATGGTTCAGCGATCATACTGATATGAAGCCCGGAATCCATGAGCGTAAATGGGAAATAGATTCTCTTTGTTATCCGATAAGACTCTCCTATCACTACTGGAAAATATCCGGAGACACTACTCCTTTTAATGATGAATGGGTACAGGCACAAAAAAACATTTATAAAACATTTACTGAACAGCAACGTAAAAATGATCTTGGTCCATATAAATTTATGAGAACTACACCAAGAGGATCCGATACATTACAGGTTGACGGTTATGGTTATCCTGTAAAGCCAGTAGGACTTATCTGTTCAAGCTTTCGCCCTTCTGATGACTCTACTATTTTCTCATTCCTTATCCCTGCAAACCTTTTTGCTGTAGTAAGTCTTAGACACTCTGCAGAAATTCTGAGAGAGGTAAAAAAAGAAAATGATCTGGCTCAGAAATTTTTAGCTTTAGCTGATGAAGTAGAGCAAGCTGTTAAAGAACACGGAATTGTAAATCATCCTAAGTTCGGTAAAGTATATGCTTATGAAGTAGATGGTTTCGGAAGTTATCTGATGATGGATGATGCCAATGTACCAAGCTTACTCGCTCTTCCGTATCTTGAAGCTGTAAATGTAAATGATGAAGTCTACCAAAGAACCAGAAAATATATTCTTTCTGCAGACAATCCATTCTTCTTCAAAGGTAAAGCCGGAGAAGGTATTGGCGGGCCACACATCGGACGCGACTATATATGGCCAATTGCTATTACTATGAGAGGATTGACTTCCAATAACGATGCTGAAATCAGAGAATGCATTCAGATGCTCGTAAAAACACATGGCGGAACAGGATTCATGCATGAATCTTTCCATAAAGATGATCCTACGAACTTCACACGTAAATGGTTTGCCTGGGCAAATACATTATTTGGTGAATTCATCTGGAAAACATATAATGAAAAGCCTCATTTGTTAGGCTAA